The following are encoded together in the Sphingomicrobium clamense genome:
- a CDS encoding 2-oxoacid:ferredoxin oxidoreductase subunit beta, producing the protein MNEVTTLKDWASDQEVRWCPGCGDYAVLKAVQRTMPDLGASLAKTVFISGIGCSSRFPYYMASYGFHTIHGRACAVATGVKLANPELDVWIITGDGDALSIGGNHTMHLLRRNLDCQLLLFNNEIYGLTKGQYSPTSRIGTRSPSTPFGSVDRPAIPASFALGAGARFVARGIDVNKKLPDVLKAAHAHKGASFIEIYQNCIVYNDDVFAPFTDRSVADEKQLWLEAGEKMLFANGEKGIGFDTATKSLKVVAGDSDEVLIHDPTNRAMALLLAEMPGDIFPVALGLLYEDPAPTFESAVIQQTDAVSEGKTPDLQKLVAKGQTWQVNKEPHEV; encoded by the coding sequence ATGAACGAAGTGACCACCCTCAAGGACTGGGCCTCCGACCAGGAAGTGCGCTGGTGCCCCGGTTGCGGCGACTATGCGGTCTTGAAGGCCGTGCAGCGGACCATGCCCGATCTCGGCGCGAGCCTCGCGAAGACCGTGTTCATTTCGGGCATCGGCTGTTCGAGCCGCTTCCCTTATTACATGGCGTCCTACGGCTTCCACACGATCCACGGACGCGCCTGCGCGGTGGCGACGGGCGTAAAGCTCGCCAATCCCGAACTGGACGTGTGGATCATCACCGGCGACGGCGACGCGTTGAGCATTGGCGGCAACCACACGATGCACCTGTTGCGCCGCAACCTCGATTGCCAGCTTCTGCTTTTCAACAACGAGATTTACGGGCTGACCAAGGGCCAATATTCGCCCACCAGCCGCATCGGTACGCGCAGTCCCTCGACCCCCTTCGGCTCGGTCGACCGGCCCGCCATTCCCGCCAGCTTCGCGCTTGGCGCGGGCGCCCGCTTCGTCGCGCGCGGGATCGACGTGAACAAGAAGCTGCCCGACGTCCTCAAGGCCGCCCACGCGCACAAGGGCGCGTCCTTCATCGAAATCTACCAGAACTGCATCGTCTATAATGACGACGTCTTCGCGCCCTTCACCGACCGCAGCGTCGCCGACGAGAAACAGCTCTGGCTGGAAGCGGGCGAGAAAATGCTCTTCGCCAATGGCGAGAAGGGCATTGGCTTCGACACCGCCACCAAGTCGCTCAAGGTCGTCGCGGGCGACAGCGACGAGGTGCTGATCCACGATCCTACAAATCGCGCGATGGCGCTGCTCCTCGCCGAAATGCCCGGCGACATCTTCCCCGTCGCGCTCGGCCTCCTCTACGAAGACCCGGCTCCTACATTCGAGAGCGCGGTCATCCAGCAAACCGACGCTGTCTCCGAAGGCAAGACCCCCGACCTCCAGAAACTCGTCGCCAAGGGCCAGACCTGGCAGGTCAACAAGGAACCGCACGAAGTCTAG
- a CDS encoding 2-oxoacid:acceptor oxidoreductase subunit alpha, whose protein sequence is MVSATHCLTDEEAQGAGGEAVVVRFAGDSGDGMQLTGGQFTLSTALAGNDLATFPDFPAEIRAPQGTTFGVSAFQINFGSSAIETAGDAPDVLVAMNPAALMTNVVALREGGLIIADTGAFTKRNLDKAGYEENPLENGSLAKWQVLAFDISERTLDSVKEFGLSNKEALRSKNMWTLGLALWMFGRERAPIIDWLKQKFAKMPEIAEANIAAINAGHAYGETAELGGQGLQQRKIDPAPAEPGLYRTVTGAESLAIGLVAGAQMAGLPMFFGGYPITPASALLHHLSRLKEYGITTFQAEDEIAAICAAIGASYAGSLGVTSSSGPGIALKGEAMGLAVMTEIPLVIVNSQRGGPSTGLPTKTEQSDLYQAVYGRNGDAPLPVIAARSPADAFDCAIEACRIATRYMTPVMLLTDGYIANAAEPWKVPDMSEYQPFPVAFATAPEGDFTVKPYERNDDGARPWIKPGTPGLEHRIGGIEKAPETGNIDYSPAAHSQMTQERFAKVANVADTIPDQDVCLGTETGKLALVGWGSTFGPIHQAVRRARAKGMDVSHVHIRHIAPFPKNLGPLLRGYDKILVPEMNMGQLKTMLRDGFLVDAQPLNKVSGQPFRIAEIEAAIEELLS, encoded by the coding sequence ATGGTTTCGGCCACCCATTGCCTGACGGACGAGGAAGCGCAGGGCGCTGGCGGTGAAGCGGTTGTCGTTCGCTTCGCCGGGGACAGCGGCGACGGGATGCAGCTGACCGGCGGGCAGTTCACGCTGTCGACCGCGCTCGCGGGCAACGACCTTGCCACCTTCCCCGACTTTCCCGCCGAAATCCGCGCGCCGCAGGGCACGACCTTCGGCGTCTCCGCCTTCCAGATCAATTTCGGATCCTCGGCCATCGAGACCGCGGGCGACGCGCCCGACGTGCTGGTCGCGATGAACCCGGCGGCGCTGATGACCAATGTCGTCGCGCTTCGCGAGGGCGGGCTGATCATCGCCGACACCGGCGCCTTCACCAAGCGCAACCTCGACAAGGCCGGGTATGAAGAGAACCCGCTCGAGAATGGCAGCCTTGCCAAATGGCAGGTGCTGGCCTTCGACATTTCCGAACGCACGCTCGATTCGGTCAAAGAATTCGGGCTTTCGAACAAGGAAGCGCTGCGCTCGAAGAATATGTGGACGCTCGGCCTCGCGCTGTGGATGTTCGGGCGCGAGCGCGCGCCGATCATCGACTGGCTCAAGCAGAAATTCGCCAAGATGCCCGAGATTGCCGAGGCGAATATCGCCGCGATCAATGCCGGCCACGCTTATGGCGAAACCGCCGAACTGGGCGGGCAGGGGCTCCAGCAGCGCAAGATCGATCCCGCGCCTGCCGAACCCGGTCTCTACCGCACCGTCACGGGCGCGGAATCGCTTGCCATCGGCCTCGTCGCGGGCGCGCAGATGGCGGGGCTTCCGATGTTCTTCGGCGGCTATCCGATCACGCCGGCCTCGGCGCTGCTCCACCACCTCTCGCGCCTCAAGGAATATGGCATCACCACCTTCCAGGCGGAGGACGAGATCGCCGCGATCTGCGCCGCCATCGGGGCGAGCTATGCAGGAAGCCTCGGCGTGACCAGCTCGTCGGGTCCGGGCATCGCCTTGAAAGGTGAGGCGATGGGCCTTGCCGTAATGACCGAAATTCCGCTTGTGATCGTCAATTCGCAGCGCGGCGGCCCCTCGACGGGCCTGCCGACCAAGACCGAACAGTCCGACCTCTACCAGGCGGTCTATGGCCGCAATGGCGATGCGCCGCTGCCCGTGATCGCCGCGCGCTCGCCCGCCGACGCCTTCGACTGCGCCATCGAAGCGTGCCGCATCGCGACCCGCTACATGACCCCCGTCATGCTGCTCACCGACGGCTATATCGCCAATGCGGCCGAGCCGTGGAAGGTGCCGGACATGAGCGAGTATCAGCCCTTCCCGGTCGCGTTCGCGACCGCGCCCGAGGGCGATTTCACGGTCAAGCCGTACGAGCGCAACGATGACGGCGCGCGTCCGTGGATCAAGCCCGGCACGCCCGGCCTCGAACACCGCATCGGCGGCATCGAGAAAGCGCCCGAGACCGGTAATATCGACTATTCGCCTGCGGCCCACAGCCAGATGACGCAGGAGCGTTTCGCCAAAGTCGCCAACGTCGCCGACACCATCCCCGACCAGGACGTGTGCCTCGGCACCGAGACCGGCAAGCTCGCGCTGGTCGGCTGGGGCTCGACCTTCGGCCCGATCCACCAGGCCGTGCGCCGCGCCCGCGCCAAGGGCATGGACGTCAGCCACGTTCACATCCGCCACATCGCGCCCTTCCCGAAGAATCTCGGGCCGCTGCTTCGCGGATATGATAAGATCCTCGTGCCCGAAATGAATATGGGCCAGCTCAAGACCATGCTGCGCGACGGCTTCCTCGTCGATGCCCAGCCGCTCAACAAGGTGTCCGGCCAGCCCTTCCGCATCGCGGAGATCGAAGCCGCCATCGAGGAGCTGCTGTCATGA
- a CDS encoding RNA pyrophosphohydrolase translates to MANDKYRLGAGVMLVNAHRHVWVGRRIDNKDEAWQMPQGGIDKGEEPLEGALRELEEETGIAPSLVEQVEGCPCLDLKYDLPETLQPHLWGGKYVGQRQHWYLMRFTGSDEDVNIATEHPEFSHWKWVEPQLLPELIVPFKRDMYRAIVDQFSRWL, encoded by the coding sequence ATGGCCAATGACAAGTATCGATTGGGCGCGGGCGTGATGCTGGTCAACGCGCACCGCCACGTGTGGGTCGGCAGGCGGATCGATAACAAGGACGAAGCCTGGCAGATGCCGCAGGGCGGGATCGACAAGGGCGAAGAACCGCTGGAGGGCGCGCTGCGCGAACTGGAAGAGGAAACGGGCATCGCCCCGAGCCTCGTCGAGCAGGTCGAGGGATGCCCCTGTCTCGACCTCAAATACGACCTGCCCGAGACGCTCCAGCCGCATCTGTGGGGCGGCAAATATGTCGGGCAGCGACAGCATTGGTACCTGATGCGCTTCACGGGCAGCGACGAGGACGTCAACATCGCCACCGAGCATCCCGAATTCTCGCACTGGAAGTGGGTCGAGCCGCAGCTGCTGCCCGAGCTGATCGTGCCGTTCAAGCGCGACATGTACCGCGCGATCGTCGATCAATTCTCTCGGTGGCTTTAG
- a CDS encoding hydrolase, with amino-acid sequence MQGLNETERTAVERAMGAQSAMLRDTMKWAKINSGSRNLEGLAAVADELADAFSSLPGDLEMVEPTTVTAVDDKGGEYELPHGKHLHMRVRPDAPLQLLFTGHMDTVFPVDHPFQNLDWLEPEKVLGGPGVADMKGGIAVMLAALQAVEQSADAQRIGYEVMINSDEEVGSLSSAALIARCAEGKRAALTYEPSALPDGTLAGARGGSGNFSFTIRGKSAHAGRNPRDGRNALVAAADLALRLKAGMDDTLSVNPAKIDGGSPNNVVPDLAILRVNLRPVSTEDQARAETLLEQSAAAVAKEHEVAIERHGGFARPPKPMTPPMEELFGIVKKAGADLGQEIGWKATGGVCDGNNIAAKKVPVVDTMGVRGGAIHSPDEFLIVESLAERAALSALTILRIANS; translated from the coding sequence ATGCAGGGACTGAACGAGACCGAACGCACCGCCGTCGAACGCGCCATGGGCGCCCAGAGCGCGATGCTGCGCGACACGATGAAGTGGGCGAAGATCAATTCGGGATCGCGCAACCTGGAGGGGTTGGCCGCAGTCGCCGACGAACTGGCCGACGCGTTTTCAAGCCTGCCGGGCGATCTTGAAATGGTCGAACCGACCACGGTCACCGCGGTCGACGACAAGGGCGGCGAATATGAGCTGCCGCACGGCAAGCATCTGCATATGCGCGTGCGCCCCGACGCGCCGCTCCAGCTGCTCTTTACCGGGCACATGGACACTGTCTTTCCGGTCGACCATCCGTTCCAGAACCTCGACTGGCTCGAGCCCGAAAAGGTGCTTGGCGGGCCCGGCGTCGCCGACATGAAGGGCGGGATCGCGGTCATGCTCGCGGCGCTGCAGGCAGTCGAGCAGAGCGCCGATGCGCAGCGCATCGGTTACGAAGTCATGATCAACTCGGACGAGGAAGTCGGCTCCCTGTCGAGCGCCGCGCTGATCGCGCGCTGCGCCGAGGGCAAGCGCGCCGCGCTGACCTACGAACCCAGCGCGCTGCCCGACGGCACGCTGGCGGGCGCGCGCGGCGGGAGCGGCAATTTCAGCTTCACCATTCGTGGCAAGTCCGCCCATGCCGGGCGCAACCCGCGCGACGGTCGCAACGCGCTGGTCGCCGCGGCCGATCTCGCGCTGCGCCTCAAGGCGGGAATGGACGACACGCTGTCGGTCAATCCCGCCAAGATCGACGGCGGGAGCCCCAACAATGTCGTGCCCGATCTCGCGATCCTGCGCGTGAACCTGCGCCCCGTCTCGACCGAGGACCAGGCGCGGGCCGAAACGCTGCTCGAGCAGAGCGCGGCGGCAGTCGCGAAGGAGCATGAGGTTGCGATCGAGCGCCATGGCGGCTTCGCACGCCCGCCCAAGCCGATGACTCCGCCGATGGAAGAGCTGTTCGGCATCGTCAAGAAAGCCGGCGCGGACCTGGGCCAGGAGATTGGCTGGAAGGCGACGGGCGGCGTGTGCGACGGCAACAATATCGCGGCCAAGAAAGTCCCCGTCGTCGACACGATGGGCGTACGTGGCGGCGCCATTCACTCACCCGACGA